TCAGCGGCAGAACCTGCCGCGCCCGTGCCGGGTTCACCCCCCGCTTCGCGCGCGGCTATGCTTTCCACGCCATGCGCCCGACCGGCAATGCCGCCTTCGACGCCTATCGCGCCGACATGCTGGCCCGGCTCGAACGCGAACAGGAAGAATTCGAATCCTTCCTGATCCGGCTGCGCGAAGCCCGCGACAAGGCCGAATTCGACCAATACATGGAAGAACGCGCCCGCGCCGCCGC
This DNA window, taken from Rhodobacter capsulatus SB 1003, encodes the following:
- a CDS encoding DUF2852 domain-containing protein, which encodes MTYTTAASTTAPERPGTIARTLAWLDERGPMSWIVVMIGSFIFAGPLVLLVLGFILMTGRFSGRTCRARAGFTPRFARGYAFHAMRPTGNAAFDAYRADMLARLEREQEEFESFLIRLREARDKAEFDQYMEERARAAAAPPVPAEPQDSAK